A DNA window from Brenneria izadpanahii contains the following coding sequences:
- a CDS encoding HAD family hydrolase: protein MRFKGLLFDKDGTLLEFHSMWLLIARAVAARLLQAHPNVTVSAQSLLTAIGASGDRIANHGLLATHPAEDIAKAWYRLMAISGDLALFTRQVKGLFNSQVEENPLLIRALPGVKETLAGLKEQGFKLGVATADSKDATIFSLEKAGIYHLFDYIGYSDGDIAPKPAPVLLHRFCARCDLNAGDIVIFGDTVSDMLFGRNAGAKRVGVLTGAASREDLEPYADMILSSVADFNAFRLRQLDYDEGKRVWLE, encoded by the coding sequence ATGAGATTTAAAGGATTGCTTTTCGATAAAGACGGCACTCTGCTGGAGTTTCATTCCATGTGGCTGCTGATTGCCCGCGCGGTGGCGGCGCGTTTGCTGCAAGCGCACCCGAACGTTACCGTCAGCGCGCAATCGCTGCTGACGGCCATCGGCGCATCGGGCGATCGTATCGCCAACCATGGTCTGCTGGCGACGCATCCGGCGGAAGATATCGCCAAAGCGTGGTATCGGCTGATGGCTATCTCCGGCGATTTGGCGCTATTTACCCGTCAGGTGAAAGGGTTGTTTAACTCGCAGGTGGAAGAAAATCCGCTGTTGATCCGCGCGTTGCCGGGAGTGAAAGAGACGTTGGCCGGGTTAAAGGAGCAGGGTTTCAAACTCGGCGTGGCGACGGCGGACAGCAAAGACGCCACAATATTCAGCCTTGAGAAGGCGGGGATCTACCATTTGTTCGACTATATCGGCTATTCCGACGGCGATATCGCGCCCAAACCCGCGCCCGTTCTGCTCCACCGGTTCTGCGCCCGCTGCGATCTCAACGCCGGCGATATCGTCATCTTCGGCGATACCGTTTCCGATATGTTGTTCGGCCGCAACGCCGGCGCCAAACGCGTAGGGGTGCTGACCGGCGCCGCCAGCCGGGAGGATCTGGAGCCTTATGCGGATATGATCCTGTCATCGGTGGCGGACTTTAATGCCTTCCGGTTACGGCAGTTAGATTATGACGAGGGGAAACGGGTATGGCTG
- a CDS encoding CehA/McbA family metallohydrolase — translation MTTFSGELSFGHNAFSFSVPADTGSIALQGHTEKKGLIYVYLYDPQGRIRANILFEKSEKRLVISRESASLGGFKGEIAAGEWRLHVYRMEGERRATEALPYHIQIEFDAPPLDIGVPTAPSLDSDNRIIFDYDAEKNPATRWYRGDLHAHSVLSDGHNAIDAVVDIVARQQLDFFFLTEHNSCHPDLPLMENTLILPGIEITTDLGHFNVHGPARGLDMNGLAYSSEALIARGLAMVGDGLGAISINHPMMKPWHWLYRDMPLSRVNTLEVCCDPTWSTSPQAADDALRVLSAMWNAGRRIAAVGGSDSHLTPSERNPNATEPSIYGDPSTFVYAQGLSGNGILRGLRRGNVYIERGCGLDFAINDGAVLPGEDVGGGMVDYRLAVTDTARRYIAECIVDGECVASYPLERQPVRFSLDLGRRAWARIDIRRVGDDGRRNEFEALINPVYNGRSALFERPKAQTWGELLEMMNRHEI, via the coding sequence ATGACGACTTTCAGCGGCGAGTTGAGCTTCGGACACAACGCGTTCTCTTTCTCCGTGCCCGCCGACACCGGCAGCATCGCCTTGCAGGGCCATACGGAGAAAAAAGGGCTGATTTATGTTTACCTGTACGATCCGCAGGGACGCATACGCGCCAATATTCTGTTTGAAAAAAGCGAAAAACGGCTGGTCATCAGCCGCGAAAGCGCCTCGCTCGGCGGTTTCAAAGGCGAGATCGCGGCCGGGGAGTGGCGGCTGCATGTTTACCGCATGGAGGGCGAACGGCGAGCGACCGAGGCGCTGCCGTACCATATCCAGATTGAATTCGACGCGCCGCCGCTGGACATCGGCGTGCCGACGGCGCCGTCGCTTGATAGCGATAATCGGATTATTTTCGATTACGACGCCGAAAAAAATCCCGCAACCCGCTGGTATCGCGGCGATCTGCATGCCCACAGCGTGCTGTCGGACGGCCACAACGCCATTGACGCCGTGGTGGATATCGTCGCAAGGCAACAGCTGGATTTCTTCTTTCTGACCGAACACAACAGCTGCCATCCCGATCTGCCGCTGATGGAGAACACGCTGATCCTGCCGGGCATTGAAATCACCACCGATTTGGGACACTTCAACGTGCACGGGCCGGCGCGCGGCCTTGATATGAACGGCCTCGCATACTCAAGCGAAGCGCTGATCGCGCGGGGATTGGCGATGGTCGGAGACGGACTCGGCGCCATCAGCATCAACCATCCGATGATGAAGCCGTGGCACTGGCTGTACCGCGATATGCCGCTCAGCCGGGTGAACACGCTGGAAGTGTGTTGCGATCCTACCTGGTCCACCTCGCCGCAGGCCGCCGATGACGCCTTGCGGGTGCTCAGCGCCATGTGGAACGCCGGTCGCCGAATTGCCGCCGTCGGCGGCAGCGATTCCCATCTGACGCCCAGCGAGCGTAACCCCAACGCCACCGAACCTTCGATTTACGGCGATCCCTCCACCTTCGTTTATGCGCAGGGGCTGAGCGGAAACGGCATTCTGCGCGGGTTGCGCCGGGGCAACGTCTATATTGAGCGCGGTTGTGGGCTGGATTTCGCCATCAACGATGGAGCCGTGCTGCCCGGCGAAGACGTCGGCGGCGGCATGGTCGATTACCGGCTGGCGGTGACGGATACGGCGCGCCGTTATATCGCCGAATGTATCGTCGACGGCGAATGTGTCGCCAGCTATCCGTTGGAACGGCAGCCGGTGCGTTTCTCGCTGGATCTTGGCCGCCGCGCCTGGGCGAGAATCGATATCCGCCGGGTGGGCGATGACGGCCGACGCAATGAGTTCGAAGCGCTGATCAATCCGGTTTATAACGGCCGGTCCGCCCTATTCGAGCGGCCCAAAGCGCAAACCTGGGGCGAACTGCTGGAGATGATGAATCGCCATGAGATTTAA
- a CDS encoding extracellular solute-binding protein, translating to MKKTQLAIVCSTIVLGAICFSAQALAKTEVNFWYSGGSKPQQLMKDLIDEFNQSQNEYEIKGALQGDYQETFQKLQAGLASKTAPAFALVNGVTGKTLAGRGILRDLRPYMDAEFNFDDFVAAFRRQVTDADGAVHAIPAYGTTQVLYYNKQTLADLGFTADNLKTWQGLAEAAAKATRRDAQGNTTFYGWEPMWGNGNLIDAAFSNGAKVLSDDGKKVLIDSPAWVAVFDGFRKWIHDDKIMRIHHGGQGWEYWYKTIDDVMKGQALGYTGSSGDQGDLDFSKIAAAPQPGWSSNPAAPQAGALEFVLPKGTDDKAAQGAFAFIRYYVSAANTARWSMFTGYIPVRNSVIADPSYKAYTDKNPQALVPLTQAGTATPDFLDPTGGKILDALAIAADQIEIENIPAEKALQQAAKSAQRALDRANRP from the coding sequence ATGAAAAAAACGCAATTAGCAATCGTATGTTCGACCATCGTATTGGGCGCGATCTGTTTTTCCGCCCAGGCGCTGGCGAAAACGGAAGTCAACTTTTGGTATTCCGGCGGCAGCAAGCCGCAACAACTGATGAAAGATCTGATCGATGAATTCAATCAGAGCCAGAATGAATATGAAATCAAGGGCGCGTTACAGGGCGACTACCAGGAAACCTTTCAGAAACTTCAAGCGGGGTTGGCATCAAAAACCGCGCCGGCATTCGCGCTGGTGAACGGCGTTACCGGCAAAACGCTGGCGGGACGCGGCATATTGCGCGATCTGCGGCCGTATATGGATGCGGAATTCAACTTTGACGATTTTGTCGCCGCGTTTCGCCGTCAGGTCACGGATGCGGATGGGGCGGTGCACGCCATTCCGGCCTACGGCACCACGCAGGTGCTGTATTACAACAAGCAGACGCTCGCCGATCTCGGCTTTACGGCGGACAACCTGAAAACCTGGCAGGGATTGGCTGAGGCGGCCGCCAAGGCGACCCGGCGCGACGCCCAGGGCAATACCACGTTTTACGGCTGGGAGCCGATGTGGGGCAATGGCAACCTGATCGATGCGGCATTCTCCAACGGCGCCAAAGTGCTCAGCGACGACGGCAAAAAAGTGCTGATCGATTCGCCCGCCTGGGTCGCCGTGTTTGATGGCTTCCGAAAATGGATCCATGACGACAAAATCATGCGTATTCACCACGGCGGGCAAGGATGGGAATACTGGTATAAAACCATCGACGACGTGATGAAAGGCCAGGCGCTGGGCTATACCGGATCATCCGGCGATCAGGGCGATCTGGATTTCAGTAAAATCGCGGCGGCGCCGCAGCCGGGCTGGAGTTCGAATCCGGCCGCGCCGCAGGCGGGCGCGCTGGAGTTCGTGCTGCCCAAAGGCACGGATGATAAAGCGGCGCAGGGCGCGTTCGCCTTTATCCGTTATTACGTCAGCGCGGCCAATACCGCCCGCTGGTCCATGTTCACCGGCTATATCCCGGTGCGCAACAGCGTGATCGCCGATCCTTCCTACAAGGCGTATACCGACAAAAATCCGCAGGCGCTGGTTCCGCTGACGCAGGCCGGCACCGCTACGCCCGATTTCCTCGACCCGACGGGCGGCAAAATTCTCGATGCGCTGGCGATTGCCGCGGATCAAATCGAGATTGAAAACATCCCGGCGGAGAAGGCGCTGCAACAGGCGGCCAAAAGCGCGCAACGCGCGTTGGATCGCGCTAACCGCCCCTGA
- a CDS encoding carbohydrate ABC transporter permease, producing MTVDTFIMDPRSGEREQPRRHERRRSPGATRGLRASTVGKHLLLTATGLIMAFPFIWMLSGALKSNDEIFSSPLNLIPQHFRFSTFVDTFHRAPFGLYIYNSFSVALITTLLVIVNSSLFAYAITQFKFRSRAALFFIVMGCYMIPGAVTYIPAYIILSHLHLLDTHTGLILSNTASVFGVFYLRQVFLKVHPSLVEAARIDGAGELKILYRIVLPQCKAALATLFLITFITNYNSYMWPGLVITSQDLSLISAGVRQFFIADGNYGLNWSQVMAASAIAVLPLLLLFILSQKIILSGIADNGVKE from the coding sequence ATGACCGTCGATACTTTCATTATGGACCCGCGCTCCGGCGAGCGGGAGCAGCCGCGCCGCCATGAACGCCGCCGCTCGCCCGGCGCAACGCGCGGGCTGCGGGCGTCAACCGTAGGCAAACATCTTCTGCTGACGGCAACGGGGCTGATCATGGCGTTCCCCTTTATCTGGATGCTGTCGGGGGCGCTGAAATCTAATGATGAAATCTTCAGCAGTCCGCTCAATCTGATCCCGCAGCATTTCCGTTTCTCCACCTTTGTGGATACCTTTCATCGCGCGCCGTTCGGCCTGTATATCTACAACAGCTTCAGCGTCGCCCTGATTACCACGCTGTTGGTGATCGTCAATTCGTCGCTGTTCGCTTACGCCATCACCCAGTTCAAATTCCGCTCGCGCGCCGCGCTGTTTTTCATTGTGATGGGGTGCTACATGATACCGGGCGCGGTGACCTATATTCCGGCGTACATTATTCTGTCGCATCTCCACCTGCTGGATACGCATACGGGGTTGATCCTCTCCAACACCGCCAGCGTGTTCGGCGTTTTCTATTTGCGGCAGGTATTCCTGAAGGTTCATCCGTCGCTGGTTGAAGCGGCCCGCATCGACGGCGCCGGAGAGCTGAAGATTCTATACCGGATCGTGCTGCCGCAATGCAAGGCGGCGCTGGCGACCCTGTTTCTTATCACCTTCATCACCAATTACAACAGCTACATGTGGCCGGGGCTGGTGATTACCTCGCAGGATTTGAGCCTCATTTCGGCGGGCGTCCGCCAGTTCTTCATCGCGGACGGCAACTACGGGCTCAACTGGTCGCAGGTGATGGCGGCGAGCGCCATCGCGGTATTGCCGCTGCTGCTGCTGTTTATCCTTTCGCAAAAAATCATTTTATCCGGCATCGCCGACAACGGCGTAAAAGAGTGA
- a CDS encoding carbohydrate ABC transporter permease, with protein MLSHTLRERLQVLFFVAPLLIPLITFWLIPFGVSVYISFTDWDYISADYHLVGLENYRYMLADDDFLQALGNTLLFACGVTLPTVGLGLLFALLLHKNFRGSRVYQAVIFSPWITPTVAVSIVWSWVFDTKAGLANLLLGKMGFAPVPWLESGGSAMLAVTIVTVWQALGWTILFYISALNKIPRSLYEASLIDGCRPLVRFVRITLPLISPTTFFLAVVNMITAVQAFDQFRILTQGGPSGSTRTLLYLFYQQAFEQFDMGMATATSLVILVIAGSLTLLNVIIGKRWVYY; from the coding sequence ATGTTATCTCATACACTGCGAGAAAGGTTACAGGTGCTGTTTTTCGTCGCGCCGTTGCTGATTCCTCTCATCACCTTCTGGCTGATTCCCTTTGGCGTCAGCGTCTATATCAGCTTCACCGACTGGGACTACATCTCCGCCGATTACCATCTGGTCGGTCTGGAAAACTATCGCTATATGCTGGCGGACGACGATTTTCTACAGGCGCTCGGCAACACTTTACTGTTCGCATGCGGGGTTACGCTGCCTACCGTGGGGCTAGGGTTGTTATTCGCTTTGCTGCTGCATAAAAACTTCCGCGGCAGCCGCGTCTATCAGGCGGTGATCTTTTCCCCGTGGATTACGCCTACCGTTGCCGTTTCCATCGTCTGGTCCTGGGTGTTCGATACCAAAGCGGGGCTGGCCAATCTGTTGCTGGGCAAAATGGGGTTTGCTCCCGTTCCCTGGCTGGAAAGCGGCGGCAGCGCCATGCTGGCGGTAACCATCGTCACCGTATGGCAGGCGTTGGGCTGGACCATTCTGTTTTATATCAGCGCGCTGAACAAAATTCCCCGTTCGCTGTATGAAGCCTCGCTGATTGACGGGTGCCGTCCTCTGGTGCGCTTCGTTAGGATCACGCTGCCGTTGATCTCGCCGACGACGTTTTTTCTTGCCGTAGTGAACATGATTACCGCGGTGCAGGCGTTCGATCAGTTCCGGATCCTGACCCAGGGCGGGCCGAGCGGCAGTACGCGCACGCTGCTGTATCTGTTCTATCAGCAAGCGTTCGAACAGTTCGATATGGGCATGGCCACCGCCACATCGCTGGTGATTCTGGTTATCGCCGGTTCGCTGACTCTCCTTAACGTCATTATCGGCAAACGCTGGGTTTACTATTAA
- a CDS encoding LysR substrate-binding domain-containing protein — protein MLPPLRALMAFEAVARLGSIGSAARELHVTQSAVSQQLKSLEQYLGSPLFERDNKRISLTGKAQQYLPVVAGSLQHLRQQTQFLFGDSQQADTLTINANHSIGHNWLIPKLHDFTRQYPFIRLDLNLVDWPSREPCKDADIELTNGFVETSDTRAEKLFQEHWLMVCSPDFKARHEETLAKADLARLPAVQVKGYEESWLQWLAHNHLPPVTPDIRIEISNSLHGLQAVKHGAGIMLVRSLVAHNALKNKEVVLALNGSMLSESGHYLITRNPRSAKASFFCQWLHSQYAVDLLDAAE, from the coding sequence ATGCTTCCTCCTTTGCGCGCCTTGATGGCTTTCGAGGCGGTAGCCCGGCTGGGTTCGATCGGATCCGCCGCCCGCGAGCTTCATGTAACGCAATCCGCGGTCAGCCAGCAGTTGAAAAGTCTGGAGCAATATCTCGGCAGCCCGTTATTCGAGCGCGATAACAAACGAATTTCGCTGACCGGCAAAGCGCAACAATATTTGCCCGTGGTGGCCGGCTCTCTGCAACACCTGCGGCAGCAGACCCAGTTTCTGTTTGGCGACAGCCAGCAGGCGGACACCTTAACGATCAATGCCAACCACTCGATCGGTCATAACTGGCTGATCCCCAAACTGCACGATTTCACCCGCCAGTATCCGTTTATTCGCCTGGATCTGAACCTGGTCGACTGGCCGTCAAGAGAGCCATGCAAAGACGCCGATATCGAGTTGACGAACGGTTTTGTCGAAACGAGCGATACGCGGGCGGAAAAACTGTTTCAGGAACATTGGCTGATGGTATGCAGCCCGGATTTTAAGGCGCGGCACGAAGAGACGCTGGCAAAGGCGGATCTGGCGCGGCTGCCCGCCGTACAGGTTAAGGGCTACGAAGAAAGCTGGTTGCAGTGGCTGGCGCACAACCATCTGCCGCCGGTCACCCCCGATATTCGGATCGAAATCAGCAATTCCCTGCACGGCTTACAGGCGGTCAAGCACGGCGCGGGCATTATGCTGGTGCGCTCTCTTGTCGCGCATAACGCGCTGAAAAACAAAGAGGTGGTGCTGGCGCTTAACGGCTCGATGCTGTCCGAATCCGGGCATTACCTCATCACCAGAAATCCGCGCTCGGCCAAGGCGAGTTTTTTCTGTCAGTGGCTGCATAGCCAGTATGCGGTGGATCTGCTCGATGCCGCGGAATAG
- a CDS encoding PHP domain-containing protein: MKKIDLHIHSNYSDDADFPVKDIVERCVAKGINIISITDHNSINSVNDVKEFSDNRITAIPGIEVDCVFQDKNFHLLGYGFDNHFSDFELIEKNFFKLQINLIPVKLEKLRNLGFFIDEEQLYQLAMGRIPQEEQMAELILQDERNNDNELLTPYRDGGKRSNMPLINFYWDFFGYGKPCYVDASYPPLERIVEIIKSNNGIPIIAHIGANIKSNYEQVLDDMLSVGVMGVEAFSSYHSEELSSLLYNYACSTDIFVSCGSDFHGKNKPEIEIGSCCYNNEQYQKIRELTEIILTDL; the protein is encoded by the coding sequence ATGAAAAAAATAGATCTACATATACATTCAAACTATAGTGATGATGCGGATTTCCCTGTTAAGGATATAGTCGAGCGTTGCGTCGCGAAAGGGATAAATATAATTTCAATTACCGACCATAACTCGATCAATTCTGTTAATGACGTGAAAGAATTCTCGGATAACAGAATTACTGCGATTCCGGGTATTGAAGTCGACTGCGTTTTTCAGGATAAAAACTTCCATTTGCTCGGATATGGTTTTGATAATCATTTTTCCGATTTCGAACTGATTGAAAAAAACTTCTTTAAACTACAAATTAATTTAATCCCAGTGAAACTTGAAAAGTTAAGAAATCTCGGTTTTTTTATCGATGAAGAGCAACTTTATCAATTGGCCATGGGGAGAATTCCACAGGAAGAACAAATGGCCGAGTTGATTCTACAGGATGAAAGAAACAACGATAATGAATTGCTCACGCCATACCGGGACGGTGGAAAGCGTTCAAACATGCCTTTGATAAATTTTTATTGGGATTTTTTCGGCTACGGCAAGCCTTGTTATGTAGATGCCAGTTACCCGCCGCTTGAGCGGATTGTTGAAATAATAAAGTCTAATAACGGCATCCCCATCATTGCCCATATCGGCGCAAATATTAAAAGCAACTATGAGCAGGTTCTCGACGATATGTTATCCGTGGGCGTTATGGGTGTTGAAGCGTTTTCCAGCTATCATTCAGAGGAACTATCCAGCCTTTTATACAACTATGCTTGTTCAACGGATATTTTCGTATCATGCGGGAGTGATTTCCATGGTAAAAATAAACCCGAAATTGAGATAGGCAGCTGCTGCTATAACAATGAGCAATATCAAAAAATCCGCGAGCTGACGGAGATAATCCTGACTGATTTATAA
- a CDS encoding radical SAM protein → MSIVKKKLRNVERAKNSLPLIKEKIFGDVMNFDSLHRVNVIELHLTDRCDLKCGYCSYRSGEVSAKRRNTFPFHAIQHVLALNPKAVVLAGGGEPSLYQDNDYDIDDVIDELYARNISVGLITNGSRIINTSSFDKLSWLRVSLDAIDGASFYNLKKGRFDKRLAFIHAAVRSNIAHIGVGFLYNKTNIHQVYSFCEMIFSEFKDERVNIQFRPTCLIQSCHCPSANYSSSQAMTPDLEDWWRLEVAKLHEQVEDLSSVSSDLQCRILNNTNILDISLLREKSRSPRFDKCYMSLARWMIRADGNIYPCVMKATNNGIPIGNIVYERNDIGLKQFSYFNLDKEYCLGSSVCCRLAGISNQILAENIVFNEKESCELKNEDFFF, encoded by the coding sequence ATGTCTATCGTTAAAAAGAAACTCAGAAATGTAGAGCGAGCCAAAAATTCTTTACCGCTAATAAAAGAGAAGATTTTTGGCGATGTAATGAATTTTGATTCATTACATCGCGTCAATGTTATTGAGCTTCATTTAACCGACAGATGTGATTTGAAATGCGGATATTGTAGTTATAGAAGTGGAGAGGTCAGCGCCAAAAGAAGAAATACCTTTCCCTTTCATGCCATTCAGCATGTTCTGGCGCTTAATCCTAAAGCCGTGGTTTTAGCTGGAGGGGGAGAGCCAAGTTTATACCAAGACAACGATTATGATATTGATGATGTGATTGATGAACTTTATGCAAGAAATATCTCGGTGGGTTTGATTACCAACGGGTCTCGCATTATAAATACATCATCTTTTGATAAACTTAGCTGGTTAAGGGTATCGTTGGATGCGATCGACGGCGCATCTTTCTATAATCTTAAAAAAGGACGATTTGATAAAAGACTGGCGTTCATTCATGCCGCGGTAAGATCGAATATAGCCCATATCGGCGTTGGTTTTTTATACAACAAAACCAATATCCATCAGGTTTATTCTTTTTGTGAAATGATTTTTTCTGAGTTTAAAGATGAAAGGGTCAATATCCAATTCAGACCGACATGCCTAATTCAATCTTGTCACTGTCCTTCGGCCAATTATTCATCATCGCAAGCTATGACGCCCGATCTCGAAGATTGGTGGCGACTTGAAGTGGCAAAACTGCATGAGCAGGTCGAGGATCTCTCTTCCGTTTCTTCTGATCTCCAGTGCCGTATTTTAAATAACACTAATATCCTGGATATCTCTTTGCTGCGAGAGAAGAGCAGATCGCCACGCTTTGATAAATGCTATATGTCCTTAGCCCGATGGATGATAAGGGCCGATGGAAATATTTACCCATGTGTTATGAAGGCAACGAATAACGGCATCCCGATTGGTAATATTGTGTATGAAAGAAATGATATCGGTTTAAAGCAGTTTAGCTACTTCAATTTAGATAAAGAGTATTGCCTGGGCAGTTCTGTTTGTTGCAGATTGGCCGGAATAAGTAATCAGATTCTCGCTGAGAACATCGTTTTTAATGAAAAAGAGTCTTGTGAATTGAAAAATGAAGACTTCTTCTTTTAA
- a CDS encoding LysR family transcriptional regulator, whose product MEFRQLRAFVMLAECLSYREAADKLWLTQPTLTKQIKMFEQELELTLFIRDNHGTQLSPHGLALYDNAKNLLEEIDIFKTRCKNMKHGLEGNLSIGFINSVLKIIPEIISSFRERYPKINIQLNDRSSPLQKELITAGKMQVGFMRLPVEHPLAYEKIGEDYLSIIYSEKINLAGQDTKNLLKKYPLLLVDAKMCPGSAHQIHNFIFHNKLNEISTHYVNNVSSLIAMVESQIGVGILPQSSIPLENPNLICEKLTGNYATWDIGLVWNNSIDDSVRDSFIKMVIAELSLKNQQ is encoded by the coding sequence ATGGAGTTCAGACAACTGCGCGCTTTTGTTATGTTGGCCGAATGCCTCAGTTACAGAGAAGCCGCCGATAAGTTATGGCTAACTCAACCTACACTAACAAAACAGATCAAGATGTTTGAACAAGAATTAGAATTAACGCTCTTCATTCGCGATAACCACGGGACTCAACTCAGTCCTCACGGGCTTGCCTTATATGACAACGCAAAAAATTTACTTGAGGAAATTGATATATTTAAAACGCGTTGTAAGAATATGAAACACGGACTGGAAGGAAACTTATCCATTGGATTTATTAACTCCGTTTTAAAAATCATACCGGAAATAATCTCCTCTTTCCGGGAGCGCTATCCTAAAATTAATATTCAGCTAAATGATCGCTCTTCTCCCCTACAGAAGGAATTAATTACCGCAGGGAAAATGCAAGTTGGCTTTATGCGATTGCCCGTTGAACATCCTCTGGCCTATGAAAAAATAGGAGAAGACTATCTTTCCATCATCTACAGTGAAAAAATAAATTTAGCGGGTCAGGATACGAAAAACCTTTTAAAGAAATATCCGTTATTGCTGGTTGATGCAAAAATGTGCCCCGGCTCCGCCCACCAAATACATAATTTTATATTTCACAATAAACTCAATGAGATATCAACCCATTACGTCAACAACGTTAGTAGCCTGATTGCCATGGTGGAATCTCAGATAGGCGTAGGTATCTTACCCCAAAGCAGTATACCGTTAGAGAATCCAAACCTTATCTGTGAAAAACTGACGGGAAATTATGCTACCTGGGACATCGGCCTGGTTTGGAACAATAGCATTGATGATTCTGTGCGAGATAGTTTCATAAAAATGGTGATTGCGGAGTTGAGTTTAAAAAACCAGCAATAA
- a CDS encoding MFS transporter codes for MNKIYATRIVFFSAGLIIAAWAPLIPIVKEALNVNTGVLGVLLLFLGLGSIISMPVTGMLSARYGCQRVIITSALLTIISFPFLVISQTPLELGVSLFFFGASIGTVDVSMNIQAVKVEKEFNRNLMSGFHGFFSLGGIVGAAGMSFMIYLGVTAPPACYLMSFLLVILFAISYSGLVSSGEKENKKYFSLPKGIVIYVCLLCFLMGVIEGSIIDWGALFITTELGMPPSVSGLGYVMFAFAMMLGRFFGDKLVTLYGRSKVFFISSISIGLGFLLVINFGLLFISLIGFICIGLGASNLVPILCSTSGRQSVMAPSHAVAAIVTFGYAGIMIGPVLIGFIAHLSGLTLAFFILALSTMFLILSARIIR; via the coding sequence ATGAATAAAATATATGCAACAAGGATTGTTTTCTTTTCCGCTGGTTTGATAATAGCGGCGTGGGCGCCGTTAATTCCTATTGTGAAAGAAGCGTTAAACGTTAATACCGGTGTTTTAGGTGTTCTGCTGTTGTTCTTGGGCCTGGGCTCAATCATTTCGATGCCCGTCACTGGCATGTTGTCGGCGCGTTATGGATGTCAACGCGTTATTATCACCTCGGCGCTATTAACAATAATAAGTTTTCCATTTTTAGTTATTTCCCAAACCCCGCTTGAATTAGGCGTATCGTTGTTCTTTTTCGGCGCGTCAATCGGCACCGTTGATGTATCTATGAATATACAGGCGGTTAAGGTTGAAAAAGAGTTCAATAGGAATTTGATGTCTGGTTTCCATGGCTTTTTTAGTTTGGGGGGGATTGTCGGCGCAGCAGGTATGTCATTTATGATTTATTTAGGCGTGACGGCGCCTCCAGCCTGTTATCTAATGTCATTTCTTCTTGTAATATTATTCGCTATATCTTATTCCGGGTTGGTTAGCAGCGGAGAAAAAGAAAATAAGAAATATTTTTCGCTACCGAAAGGAATAGTCATTTATGTGTGTTTGTTGTGCTTTTTGATGGGGGTTATTGAAGGCTCGATCATTGACTGGGGCGCGCTTTTTATCACGACTGAGCTTGGCATGCCGCCTTCGGTAAGCGGGTTAGGATATGTGATGTTTGCCTTTGCGATGATGCTAGGCAGATTTTTTGGCGATAAATTAGTTACATTATACGGTAGGAGTAAGGTATTCTTTATCAGCAGTATTAGTATCGGATTAGGCTTTTTATTAGTCATCAACTTTGGCCTACTTTTTATCTCTTTGATTGGTTTTATCTGTATTGGGTTAGGCGCCTCAAACCTGGTTCCGATATTGTGTTCAACTTCGGGGCGGCAAAGTGTAATGGCTCCGAGTCACGCAGTGGCTGCAATCGTCACTTTTGGCTATGCGGGGATTATGATCGGTCCCGTATTAATAGGATTTATTGCTCATTTATCAGGTTTGACCCTGGCATTTTTTATTTTAGCGTTAAGTACGATGTTTCTAATATTAAGTGCAAGAATTATTCGATAA